The following nucleotide sequence is from Bacteroidota bacterium.
TACATTAAAGAATTGGAGACGAATCAGATACCTGTTACAATAAAGAAAAAGCGGGTTGCCCACATCAGCGAGATAACCAAAACCGATATTTTAGAACAACCCTGCTACCTGATTGGTATTGCCATGACTCTTTTCGATGTCCATTTCAACCGTGCCCCCATCGATGGGAAGGTGATTATGGTGAAACATACCCCCGGCACCTCCATAGGGCTCAACACACCCGAATCGACCCTTACCAACGAACGCAATACTACTGTTTTTGAGCGAGAAGACGGCGTAAAAGCTGGCGTAGTGCAAATTGCAGCCCGCGGCGTAAACCGTTGTATTGTAATGTCGAAAGAAGGGGAGGTGCTTAGCCGTGGCCAGATTTTTGGAAAAATCCGCTGGGGTTCGCAGGCCGACCTTATTAT
It contains:
- a CDS encoding phosphatidylserine decarboxylase family protein, which encodes MEQIIIVLTTILLSTSMFIFWVAKGGFNRKFLYTDNVWLGLVSSVVNLLIYKYISMPLWLMTPFVSGFVVLVLFIALFLYRFFRNPVRIIPGERNDIVSPADGRVIYIKELETNQIPVTIKKKRVAHISEITKTDILEQPCYLIGIAMTLFDVHFNRAPIDGKVIMVKHTPGTSIGLNTPESTLTNERNTTVFEREDGVKAGVVQIAARGVNRCIVMSKEGEVLSRGQIFGKIRWGSQADLIIPRNCEIMVREGEQVHAGSTIVAKIL